One segment of Primulina tabacum isolate GXHZ01 chromosome 14, ASM2559414v2, whole genome shotgun sequence DNA contains the following:
- the LOC142523899 gene encoding uncharacterized protein LOC142523899, whose product MRNDYRIRLNASIDCIRVLLRQGHSFRGHDETESSLNPGNFLIQLEFLGVRNKEVNDVILKNDPKNCKLISPDIQKDIVSVCATETINVIIRDVGDSLFSILVDESCDVSTKKQMSVVIRYVDSSGHVNERFIEIEHLTSTTSLSLKAAIDKMFSRYNLSMSKLRGQGFDGASNMQGKFNGLKALILKENLCAFYIH is encoded by the coding sequence ATGCGGAATGATTATCGTATCCGTCTCAATGCTTCAATTGATTGTATTAGAGTTTTGTTGCGACAAGGGCATTCATTTCGAGGTCATGATGAAACTGAAAGTTCTCTTAATCCAGGTAACTTTCTCATCCAATTGGAATTTTTAGGTGTTCGTAATAAAGAGGTTAATGATGTGATATTGAAAAATGATCCTAAAAATTGCAAGTTGATATCACCTGATATTCAGAAGGACATAGTGAGTGTTTGTGCCACTGAAACGATTAATGTTATTATCAGAGATGTTGGTGATTCATTGTTCTCTATTTTAGTTGATGAATCTTGTGATGTTTCAACAAAGAAGCAAATGTCAGTTGTTATCCGTTATGTGGATAGCAGTGGACATGTAAATGAACGCTTTATCGAGATTGAACATCTTACCAGTACTACATCACTCTCACTTAAAGCTGCTATTGATAAGATGTTTTCTAGATATAATTTGAGCATGTCTAAGTTGAGAGGACAAGGTTTTGATGGAGCAAGTAATATGCAGGGTAAATTTAATGGTTTAAAAGCACTCATTTTAAAGGAGAACC